From Arachis hypogaea cultivar Tifrunner chromosome 3, arahy.Tifrunner.gnm2.J5K5, whole genome shotgun sequence:
aaagaaaaaatcaaaaaggtCTCTAGAGAGAAGAAAAGGAGCCGAGCAAAAATCTACAAAACTATCCCTCTACAAAATCAAGTcatacaaagaagaagaaagaaactaacctctttttgaaaataaagaagcaGAAGTCTCCGGAAGTATAGTACGTACAAACACAGCACGAACAAAGAAAGAGgaagtttgaaagattgcagaaacggaaaaaggaaagagagggaaagtacttataaacatgctaaggggcataatggtaaaagcggagcagtcattaatgagattgCATCGTTACTAAAGCCCTCAATGcttccctaacggacacgacacttgaattgacgtaactgtcagaaacaaagggtcgcgaaaatcacgtcggtttataGGACCCATGTTCTCTCCAAATAAGTCGGCTACGAACCCGAgttaaatacttgaacccaaaCTCTAAAGAGactttgggctcaagtaggggtaCTGTTCGTACCCTGGCCCAACGATAAAGGCCCAGGTCTaaataaaaggcctaatctgaaggattaagcctagctaagtaccgaccttcacataagaagtcggtatcaaccacgacttggtctgaagaagtcggatgtgagattagctggcagataaatactcattcgaatgagtaaccgcccctgaaatctctctaaccacttcataaagccatatcttaacctccccaagataatgggggcggttaacaccctaaagatacggcactacttcaacggtggttattggctcaccactataaatacactgacacccctcaggtatctctaagcccaatactctctagacctgctcacactcttgctaacttaggcatcggagtgtctttgcaggtaccaccccccattcacccaCGTATACAAGTCGGAAGAAGGCTCCAGCGTGCAAACCAACCCGGAGCTCACCATTCGTGGACGATTGGACCATCCCACACCATCTGTTCTATtgatctccggttacccaccgtaacagaaACTATCGTCAAATTTCAGATTCCCATTAAAGTTTTagtttttttaggtttaattactctattggtctttatagtttcgtaaaattttcaattaggtccttatacttttttttcttttaattgagtccttgcgccaaaatttgtttttaattgggtccttatatttttttccttttatttaggtccttatactaattctttttttttagttgggtcctataaaattaagtcaattactactaagagagacttaattgaaaaaaaaattagtacagggacccaattaaaaagaaaaaaagtatagggacctaattaaaaatttcaggaaactatagggaccaacaaaataattaaacctttttttattattttgcctCTTTTATAGCTATATGTTTATTCaacttttatttattagttactGGTTAATTTAAAGAACTTCTAAccaaataaaacaacaaaataacataacaaaccaaattatatatatgaaaacatAACATATATAATGTGATTGTCATAAGTGCATCGTTCAATATAAAGAGTAGAATTCGATAATTTcaagaaaataaacttaaaacaCTAAAACAATTTAAATTCAATAGTATTCTAATAACATTGACTGAAAGTCATTGTTTTTGTTGCGGGTCATAATTGCCAGAAAAAAATGGCCTTGCGTGCGATAAGGTTGGTGTACTGCCCAAATAATCCAGCTCTACAGCAACATCAGCGGGCAAGTTGTCTCCTTGCTGTCGGATTAGATATTCCAAAAGCTTCTCTATCGAATGTCTCGTCACATTCTCTTTTGCTACCTTAGCCTTTAATCTTGCAATCGTCCTTTGATACTCTTTAGTTGGCACACCAAAATCCGACAGTTGTGCAGCAGCGTTACCAAAAATTTGGGTGGTACATGGTCCAACATTTAATGTATGAACTCGTCCTGGATGCTCCTTTCCAAAAACTTGTACTAGTGAATCATTTGGTAAAAGGTGCTTAGAGAATTCATCTCGTCTTTCAATATTCGCAATTGCTTCCTACAGATATACAAAAAAATGAGCtatcataatttaaaattagcacgatatatataataagctaagtttaaaattttcaaacattACTTACATCAATAAGTATCAGCATGGATATACGAGCTATTTTTTATGAGTGTTGATCCACAACTTTTCTCTACTAACGAGCCTTTCTCGTACTTTCTCCTATAATATTGATATCGACACAATTATATAAATAACAACATCATATtcagaaaaattaaacaaaaacttAGAATAAAGCGTTTAGGAcgattctaaattaaaaattacatcagggacgatttcgattctgactATCAACGTTAGGAATCAAAATAATACTTATccctaataatttattattacttCATCTTTTGTTCTTGCCAATGTTTTAGAGCTCTCAGTGTGTAAAGTTGCTTactcaaattaatttttgaaaaataatttttatttttcaaattaatttattaattttataactaattaataatctattttattatttaaaactaatttaatttattaatcaaaATCAGGTTTAGTTTCTTTGTTAATCTTAACCATGTGCAAACTTATATATTAATAACAAGCTTGAAaagtaattatatttataaattttattttaatataaatattattatattttgaaattttttattactccaattttttttttttaattttgccaCCAATAACATGATGACCTATCATAACAATTATTTTGTGACATGTAATATTAATGTGTTATGTCATTATGTAACGTAATATGTTATCatctatgtaaaaaaaataatttgagctACAGTTATATATTTGATCGTTAATGTGATTAACAAAAGTTTTGAAAGACtaatttgaaaatgaggttttgaatatttatccaaataaaatttgaatgattATTCTAATAGTACTCTCGTTGCATTGGGTTTGCCAAATAAACTGAAGCCTAAGAGTCCATCCTAAAAAAATACGTGATCACTTAAATGAAGGCATTCTCATTCATTAAagcgaaaagaagaagaaagggtagGGTTACATTATATTCTTTCTTAGGTCTATATATAAATACATCCCAAGTTAccaacttattttcattcttaatcACCCAAGAAAATGTAtggatcaccatcatcatcaccatcaatcAAAAGTTATAGAGGAATTAGCGGTGCGTCAAGCATTGAACTCAACCCTAACACTTCCAAATACACCATCACATTACGTGGAGCTGAAATTGAAACCACAGTCACCGACAAATCAACCGTTGTAGATCAATGGGTTCAAGACATGAACGCTCTATATGCAACAAATTCATCCATTGTTGTTGGCGTAGATGTTGAACGGTGTGCAATAAGAAACAAATCCGCAACATTGAATCTTTGCATTAATAAGAAGTGCCTTATCGTGCAGCTCTTCTACATTGACAATTTGCCTGTTTCTCTCAAGAACTTTCTCATGAACCCTAATTTCTTTTTTGCGGGGTTCGAGTTTGCTAATGATATTCCTAATATTAAAAAAGAGTATGGTCTCAATTTCTGTGTGCATGCCGATATTAAGAAGCTTGCCTTGGAAAAATGTCGCAACTGGTGGTCGGATCCGCCGAGTTTGAAGGATATAGCTGAGCATGTAGTTCGTTTGGAAATGAAGAAGCCTAAGCTTGTGAGTTTGAGTAATTGGGGAGCTAGGGTTTTGAGCATTGAACAAGTTGAGTATGGATGCATTGATGCCTTTGTTTGTTCTAAGATTGGTCACGTGCTCCTCAGGGATGATTGATCACTTGATCTTGATGATGCATGCTTAATTATTTTGTGCTATTGGGTTCTTTATTTTGTGTCCTTATTAATGATAATAGTATTCACTAGTGGAGTGATTAAGAAAAAAATGGTGGTAGATTTTGCTTATGTTATTAATCTTGATTAGGTTGTTTTGGTTCTTAGTACAAGTCTTTGTTTTGTTTAGAGATTGTGAAAAAGATCAATTAGAATCATCTTACTTTTGGAAGTGAATATATAAACTTATGCTTTTTATAATTGAATGGGTTTAgcttatatatattttaagtattattgtaagcaattattttttattttttattctaataaatataaaataaatgcaACTTTAAAATTTGTAtgttttttataaagaaaacaCTGGAGAGAGATCaggatttaatattttattattttttatttaaaagtataagttaaaatatttaactaaaaaaattgacttaactaaaaagtgatgactaaaaataaaaagtgatgactaaaaataataaatgataaaggttttttaatatatatatatattaactaattaataactttaatctgtctttgagaaaaaataaatataagtttggatatatttattatatatctgTAGATCCGAATCAGACGAGATTAAATATGATAAACACAAATCATGTAGTGATATACTTTGCTAGACCCAAATagttactttaaaaaataaaatgaaattacaCATATTCTACTCTATCTCTTTGCATTGGGTTTTGCCAAAGAAAACTTGGAACAATAAGAGTCCAACCTAGAAAAATACATCATCCCTTAAATGAACATACATGCACTCAATCTCGGTcataaaaacaagaagaaaaggtAGGGTTAAAGTTATCAAGAAGGAATGCATCTCTCAATTTCTTTTAACAATTGAAAAAATAAGGTATGAtcttttatagttaattttatgtgagacaaaaaataaatataataaaaaaataataaaaaattaaaaattacatttttttacattgttaatttttttttaacaattgaaaagATACATTATTTTCATCCTTATCTTCACACTTTACATTCTTTCTTAAGTCTATAAATACATCCCAACAAGTTACCAAACTTTTTTCATCCTTATCCACCACCAATCTCCCTAGATATCTTATTGTCTCTTGTTTTTCGTTTTCATAACAAAATGTttggatcatcatcatcatcatcaacaatccCTAAACTTGGAATTAGTGGTGCCTCCACCATTTTATTCAACCCTGACACTTCCAAGTACACCATCAACTTTGACGGAAAAGCAATTGAGACCACAGTCACTGACAAAGCCAACATTGTAGATCAATGGGTTCAAGAAATCGACATTCTATACGCAGGAAAATCATCCGTTGTCGTCGGCTTAGACGTTGAATGGAGACCACATGCGATTTCATATTTAAGCAACAAATCCGCAACATTGCAACTTTGCATAGATGACAAGTGCCTTATCGTGCAGCTCTTCTACATTGATAATTTGCCTCTTTCTCTCAAAAACTTCCTTATGAACCCTAATTTCACTTTTGTGGGAATTGAGGTTGGTGATGATATTTCTAAGCTTAGAAATGAGTATGGTCTCAATTGTGGTCGGCATGCGGATATTAGAGAGCTTGCAATGCAGAAATGGCCCGGCCGGTTTCGCCGGCCGGGGTTGAAGGATCTAGCTAAGGATTTGGTGGGTTTGAATATGAGGAAGCCTAAGCATGTGAGTATGAGCAATTGGGAAGATAGGGTTTTGAGAATTGAGCAAGTTGAGTATGGTTGCATTGATGCCTATGCTTCTTACAAGATTGGTCACAGTCTTCTCAATTAGGACTtgtatatttagttattttatgtgGTTTTTAATGTTTTTAGTTATTGGTTATTACTAGTTAAGTAGTACTTATTAGTGAAGTAGTGATGAAGAAAAGTAgttgttgattttgtttttatttttaatattaattagctTGTTTAGGTTCTTAGTAAAAGTCTTTGAATGTTTTGTTTGTAGTAGGTTGATCTTGTCCGTCCATGTTATTACTCAATGGTTTAATAGTTTAATGTTTTGAGAGTAAATATGATCCTATTtataataaggaaaagtataggataCCAATATATTATCTATCAATTTATtatcaataattattaattattatattttaaacacatatataaagagacatattcaaaaaatatatctataaagacacttctataaagacatttttattagacacatctacgaagacacttccattaaatactcttataaataagagttggcagatgtTAGTGGTAACATAGCGgaattattataataaactatTTGGAGTAATATTATTTTAGgagtttttatttgttattagaTATTTGTTTAACTTTGCATATCATCGTTTCCTCCCCTATCTTTCACTTATGGGATACATATGTTGGTCAGCAGAGAAAAATATATAaggtttaaattaaattaaaaaataatctatcaTTGATGAGCAAGTTGATGAGTATGGATGCATGGATGATGAGTATGTTTCTTACAAGATTGGTCACAAGCTTCTCAGGGATAGTTGATCATGATGATGCATGTTTATAGTTTACGGTGTTTTTGgtattaattagttattactaGTAAAGTAGTGTACTTATTAATAATAATGGATTGATGAAGAAAAATGGTTTTTGATATTGTTTGTTTTTAATGTTACTTACATAAGGTTGGTCTTGTTCCTTCTATATGTTACTTAAGGGTTCCAATATTTTGAGTGATTATATAGTACTAGTTACAATTAATTATTTGGAGTAAtattatttttcgaatttttttttttgttaaatatattaactttGCACATCATCATTTCCATCCTTTATTTAAAgctttttaattttggtgttttttttctattattgtatttttttatgtgAAGTCCATAAATCATAGAAGAGTTATCAAAATTAACTACCAATAtaaaatacagacagatttacagacggatttagtctttattacagacgaatttttggttaccgacgaaattatcgacagattttgtccctctgtaaaagttccgtcggaaattatttactgacagattttttttccgtcggaaaattacagacagatttttagcagttaccgacgaattttccctctgtaaattttcTATCAATTTTCCAAAGGcgacgaactttccgacggattttccgtctgtaattacagacgaattttctgtctgtaattacagacaaattttccgacagattttccgTTTGTAATTACAAACAGATTTTTCGACATTTTCCatctgtaatttgaactttgaaaaatcatcccacgttctgattacagacagaaaatccgtctgtaaatccgtcagtaagataaaatagaatttttttttagatttttccattgcaaaatgaatactttaaatttattttctaaatttactccatcaaacactgtaaattgaaaaaaaaaagcctaaaatcacataaataaacataatattcattacatgatacctataaaattggatgttatttttcaaCATCATTGGCCAATATCTCATTGTCTTAATAAAAAGATACCCAAAAAAATAAGATGATCATCCCAATGTTACATAAATGTCATAAATTACACTTAGCACTTAAAGATAGGataatctaaaatattaataGATAACTAAGTTGCATTGGTAGCATCAAACTCCATATTGAAAGTTAATTTTGATATCTCCTGACTGAAATAGAATTAAAACCCAAATTAGAATTGGAATGCTTGAAATagaattagaagaagaagaagaagaagagaatcccACCTAGTATGCAGGCAAAAATACAAACAGATAGAGGACATCCATTATATTAGCCAGACATTTCTACCATTATTTACAGGAACTCATACCCTTGATTATATAGAgatctaacaaaaagaaaattgcaCAATTGCAGCAAATTCACTATAAACTAAATTCAAATGGTTCCAGAGCAAATTATAATTAGCTTTCAATTCTAATTGTTCCAGAGCAAATTCGCTAAATGAAGCCAATTCTTGAAGCTACATTCTTTAGCCTGCACGAATAAGCAAATAATATTTTGAAGTTTTGGCTAAAAATTAAGGAATGCTAAAAATGAGATAAGTTTTggctaatttttaatataaagaaaatcaaaacaaacCAGATATTCCAACTACTTAAGGAGCACTGCAGCTTCAGCTCTCTTTTGTATTGATTCAGAATTTGAAAATAGCTTCCCCTAGTTAGAGGGGGAAAAGTCAAATTGTAGCATCAATTATCCTTTCCAGTAAAACATTAGAGATTTTAAGTTAATTGTAATTTATATACTTTTAAGTCTTAGCCATGTTTAGAAGGATAGCTAATGTCAGCTAATCCTATTGAATATTATTAGTCAGTAAAATGGTAGTTGGTCACTAAATAAGACAGCATATAGCAATTCAACAAGGGCATTATATATGTCAATGTATAAGCTGATAAGGGAGGCAGAGAAACACAAATTAACACTTAAATAAAGCAAATTATAGAGGTATAGAAGATCAAACTAAGTCACAAGAGTAACAAAATAGATAAATGCATCTAAGATGGACCCAGACTTGTTTTGCTTGAAATATACCAGTGTATTTTGATGGTGCAGCAAAATCCTTGCGTAGTAAAGCCCATGAAGATGTGGGCTCTAGTTGAACCTATCATTGTCAATGAATATGAATATTGAATAAAACATCATTTTTTGAGGGAAATAAAATAAACTTGAAAGGATGCAACGACAAAAGAATAACTTGTAATAAGCCTTCTTTATTTCCTGTTGTCATGTTGTTCTCTCTACACCAAGTACTTAAGAACAAAGAAGCAACAGGTCAGTGTCCAAAATATCAGTGCTCTTTGCGCATTGATACAAATCAAGAAATGGAAACGGGTAATGTCATATACTCATATCTCAAAGAGTAGATGATCACCTAAGTCTTGATTAAAAACTCGCATCTGCAAGAAAAAAGCTATTTAAAACAGAAAAGCATTCaaggaatattttatttattattaattataagtttataactagCATGCCAGAAAAGAAAATGTCCTTAACACCAAAGTTGACATAAAAAATCTTAACTCAATGCATCAAATTGATCTATATTTTCAGTCTTCATAGGAAAATCATTCTATATGTTAAAGACACaagtaaaagaataaataaatcatTAAGAGCTTGAAGAAGAAAAAACTGACCTCCAATTAAATCACAATCCTAGGATTTATCAATCCCAGCTACTGCATGCATCATCaaatttcttcaaaattcaaacaaaaatatGGATCATTGTAATTGTTATCTCCTGCTGCTACTATTTCATGTTTCAATGACAGGAAagcattattatatatataagaccTAAAGTAGTAGTACTCTTTACTACAATGTTATCCATACTGTatgaaaattggaaaaaaccTCACAGCAAGCTAGCttagcatataataataataatattgaatttagcatataaatacaataataataacaaaacaaaaccagggcacacatatatatatttataggcATTCCTTGCTGGGTACATATGATAAACATTCTCTGTGGACTTGACTAAATTAATAATGTTAAGACAACACAACCACCTTACTCAGAATCCAAAGTACCAGAGACAACTCAAAGGCAAAAAGAGTATGGAGCAATCCTCTGTCAAGTGTAAATCCATAGAGCGTTATTCCCCCTTTGTTGTGCTGCAAGTATGTCACTGCAAAGAAAAATAATGGGACTAACATAAGCATCATAGAGCAAGAGGTTTCAATCTCTTTTTGAATGACATTCATATTTTTTGGACCAAACATGACTTTTGTCTTTATCATGTTCAGCTTCAGCATGTATTGCCAGCTAAACATTATTTCTTATGTAGGATTTTCAAACTTGCATatctaaacaaattattttcatagAGATGGACTTATTGTATAAATTGCATGCCTGTAATGTGCACATTATGAAAACATGCACAAATAATCCAGCATAATCACTCAGTTATTAACAAGTGCCATCTTGTGGCTATTGCCACTATCCCTTGAGCTCTGTGTGTGATTCTTGCAGCACCCACCAGGCACAGCATGAACCCACTCAACTGCACTGCTGAACAtatctacatatatatatatatatatatatatatatatatatatatatatatatatatataaagttaggAATTCAAATTCAAGTCCATCTTTGATGAATAGATAAATAATAGAATGGTTATTACCAGAAGATCTCCAGAATTGAAGAAGGTCTTGTCAGATATAGAAGCAAGAACGAGCAAGAGAGCACCCAACTGGCTAACAGTGATGGTGACCAAGCAGCCAATGATGAAGAACCTGTATCTATGGCTTGTGAGCCACAACTGCTTCCTGATCCTCACATGTTCCCCGAATATGAGACTGGCGTCGGAGCTGCATCCTTCAAAGAGCTTGTGAACCCCTTCAAACCTCAGCCTCTGGAGCTCGCAGGTGAGTCTAAAGAGCACACAGAGCACCAAGAACACCAGTGTTCTGTAATATCATGTTAGAATATACAATGTTATCCATACTTAATTTATTGCCTAATGCTTGAACAATATCTCATTCAGATTATTCTCCTCTATAACATGGCATTTTGATGGTTCTTAAACACATCAATTAACCTGATTACATAATCCAGAGCAGAAAAAAGGCAAAGGATTTCACATCAAAATAGCAAACATCACCGGATTATTAAAAACTGAAATACATGCaaagaagaacatgaagaaaactCCATCAGCAGAGAACATACTAAGAAGATCAATAATCTTTTTACCTCTGAGAAAAATTAAACTTTATACGTTAGAAATGAAAATTCAAGAAATTAAAAGCCTGAAAAAACAAAAACTGAAAAGAAGAAAGCAAAGTAAGTTTATGTGCTAGGTTCTTACTTGCAATCAGCAGCAATTGCAGCCAAACCATCAGTGCTGAAACCATCACAATTTTGAAGGGAAATAGCTTTGAAGTTTGGAAAAGAGCGCACCAAGAACTTCAAACTCTCATCAATAACAGTCATCCTCTTAAGCCTAAGCTCTTCAAGAAAAAGGTACTTTTCAGCAAACACCACAAGCCAAAAGTGAATATCAACACCCCAATTTGCAGGAACCAAGTTGAAATCAGAGAAACGTGGCTTCCCTTTCAGTGTAACACTTCTTATGTTCGGGAACCTTTGGGTTAAGATCTCAGGGGACACAGAGTAGCAGTTACCTATGAACACGTTCCTCCTTGACCATCTCTCAGCGTTGTACCACTCCTTGCAAACCAGTGACACAGAGCTTTTGTCCTTTCTTGATTTCAGCATCCCAATAACACGCTCAAGAACCTCATTTGGAAAACACGATGAACCTCTTAGAAGGATCACTATCACACTGCAGCAAGAAGTAGCAGCAAAGAAAAAAGATAGTGCAGTGAAAGGAAAcactaaaaattgaaaaatcatGAGGAAAAAAGTTTCAAcaacaaattttaaatcaaactaattactaaaatcagaaaaaaacaaatctaactaaacctaatctaatcaaaacctaaaaatccactattcAGAACACAaatctaactaaactaattactaaaattaaactaattaaacaaaattgattgaacttaacagaaattaaaagaattttgaaaccaaaacctGGAAGCATTGACTGGAGGAGATGATGGCTGCGGCGCTAAGAAGATATGCGAGCCAGAACTGAGTGGGgataaaaggagagagagagaggcgcgGCGGTGGTGGGGACAGACGTTGCTGCGGGTGGCGCCGGCGTGCTGGAGCTCACCTGAGACAAAGAGAATAGGAGCTTGAGCTTGATTTGTTCTGCGAACGAGAAAGAACGAGAGAGACAGGGGCTGTGTTCTACTGGTTCAGTGtttaaaagagaggagaagaagaaggtagATGCGGTGGTTAGGGTGGCGGCGGTGGCGCTGTGAGtgaggaaaggagaagaagaagctcatgcGTGCGACGGAGAAGTTCCTTGAAGGAGAGAGGAACAACTCTGATCTCTGATATTTTGTGTGTGTAAAAGGAGCTCGATAGGGTGGTAATAAGATTAGGGTTACCTAAATATTTCTGacgaaaaatttaaattacagacggattttccgtctgtaataatttaataaaacgcagcattcagtctatttaattacagacggatttttcgtctgtaattatttctcacgaaaaaaaattaattttaccgaTAGAATTATCGACTGATTCTGTTTTCTgtttgtaatttatgctaattcattttttttgttttccaacaAAAAATCTCtctgaaattccgtctgtattttcgtgggataaaatccgtcgaaaatatccgtctgtaataactagttttctagtagtacATACTAGAATAcaaatacatgttaaaaataaattaaactatacatgatatatttatacacaaatacattggtggctgattttagtatataattttagtatataaatagcaTTTTTTTATTAGAGAATTAGATTTGTAATTTTCAGTTTTGTTAAAAAAGAAGTAATTCTAAGGGtcaaatttgttttttatttttaaatttgtttaatcatatcaatttgatctttagttttatatttattaaaaaaaattaaaataaaaaatgagagttcaatttgttatttaaaataaaaaaaaatcatataaaaaagtACACTAATTAACCGTTACACTGAAATACATAATCTTCTtccatttctaaaaaaattaacctCTATTTATTCgatgaatttttgttttatttcatttgTTACTATATCACTTTTTggtaaatttttaaatcaatatatttaagtgtatatatatactacttaaattgtaatttttaatcaacaatatcatttattaatttaaaatattaaaattactactagctaattcaaattatttttattctttagcatttagtaaaatcataattttaattattttatggttttaattaatatgtattttaaggacatatattaatattactataaattaaaatttcttgaatattttactttaacaaatacaaa
This genomic window contains:
- the LOC112790422 gene encoding uncharacterized protein isoform X1, which translates into the protein MIFQFLVFPFTALSFFFAATSCCSVIVILLRGSSCFPNEVLERVIGMLKSRKDKSSVSLVCKEWYNAERWSRRNVFIGNCYSVSPEILTQRFPNIRSVTLKGKPRFSDFNLVPANWGVDIHFWLVVFAEKYLFLEELRLKRMTVIDESLKFLVRSFPNFKAISLQNCDGFSTDGLAAIAADCKTLVFLVLCVLFRLTCELQRLRFEGVHKLFEGCSSDASLIFGEHVRIRKQLWLTSHRYRFFIIGCLVTITVSQLGALLLVLASISDKTFFNSGDLLICSAVQLSGFMLCLVGAARITHRAQGIVAIATRWHLLITE
- the LOC112790422 gene encoding protein TRANSPORT INHIBITOR RESPONSE 1 isoform X2; the protein is MIFQFLVFPFTALSFFFAATSCCSVIVILLRGSSCFPNEVLERVIGMLKSRKDKSSVSLVCKEWYNAERWSRRNVFIGNCYSVSPEILTQRFPNIRSVTLKGKPRFSDFNLVPANWGVDIHFWLVVFAEKYLFLEELRLKRMTVIDESLKFLVRSFPNFKAISLQNCDGFSTDGLAAIAADCKTLVFLVLCVLFRLTCELQRLRFEGVHKLFEGCSSDASLIFGEHVRIRKQLWLTSHRYRFFIIGCLVTITVSQLGALLLVLASISDKTFFNSGDLL
- the LOC112776706 gene encoding 3'-5' exonuclease-like, giving the protein MYGSPSSSPSIKSYRGISGASSIELNPNTSKYTITLRGAEIETTVTDKSTVVDQWVQDMNALYATNSSIVVGVDVERCAIRNKSATLNLCINKKCLIVQLFYIDNLPVSLKNFLMNPNFFFAGFEFANDIPNIKKEYGLNFCVHADIKKLALEKCRNWWSDPPSLKDIAEHVVRLEMKKPKLVSLSNWGARVLSIEQVEYGCIDAFVCSKIGHVLLRDD
- the LOC112776710 gene encoding 3'-5' exonuclease; protein product: MFGSSSSSSTIPKLGISGASTILFNPDTSKYTINFDGKAIETTVTDKANIVDQWVQEIDILYAGKSSVVVGLDVEWRPHAISYLSNKSATLQLCIDDKCLIVQLFYIDNLPLSLKNFLMNPNFTFVGIEVGDDISKLRNEYGLNCGRHADIRELAMQKWPGRFRRPGLKDLAKDLVGLNMRKPKHVSMSNWEDRVLRIEQVEYGCIDAYASYKIGHSLLN
- the LOC112790422 gene encoding protein AUXIN SIGNALING F-BOX 3 isoform X3 translates to MLKSRKDKSSVSLVCKEWYNAERWSRRNVFIGNCYSVSPEILTQRFPNIRSVTLKGKPRFSDFNLVPANWGVDIHFWLVVFAEKYLFLEELRLKRMTVIDESLKFLVRSFPNFKAISLQNCDGFSTDGLAAIAADCKTLVFLVLCVLFRLTCELQRLRFEGVHKLFEGCSSDASLIFGEHVRIRKQLWLTSHRYRFFIIGCLVTITVSQLGALLLVLASISDKTFFNSGDLLICSAVQLSGFMLCLVGAARITHRAQGIVAIATRWHLLITE
- the LOC112790422 gene encoding protein TRANSPORT INHIBITOR RESPONSE 1 isoform X4, translating into MLKSRKDKSSVSLVCKEWYNAERWSRRNVFIGNCYSVSPEILTQRFPNIRSVTLKGKPRFSDFNLVPANWGVDIHFWLVVFAEKYLFLEELRLKRMTVIDESLKFLVRSFPNFKAISLQNCDGFSTDGLAAIAADCKTLVFLVLCVLFRLTCELQRLRFEGVHKLFEGCSSDASLIFGEHVRIRKQLWLTSHRYRFFIIGCLVTITVSQLGALLLVLASISDKTFFNSGDLL